Proteins found in one Serinicoccus marinus DSM 15273 genomic segment:
- a CDS encoding DUF4440 domain-containing protein: MRFQWVKGHAGHGLNEEADRLANAAAQAYAAGREPEAGPGFAGASPGGSEHAFEVTTRQPEADLFSLSEEVSDEDKVVALERSLLSDEVRADPAGVAGLLHPSWQEVGRSGRLRTREQLLAEIAPLAEPVELEVVDTQRLGADLVLVLWRGSGDGGSTLRSSLWQRTGQQWRQRFHQGTPEG, from the coding sequence GTGCGCTTCCAGTGGGTCAAGGGGCACGCCGGCCACGGGCTCAACGAGGAGGCGGACCGCCTCGCCAACGCCGCGGCGCAGGCGTATGCCGCGGGCCGCGAGCCGGAGGCGGGTCCCGGTTTCGCCGGGGCGTCTCCTGGCGGGTCCGAGCACGCCTTCGAGGTCACCACGCGGCAGCCGGAGGCCGACCTCTTCTCGCTGTCCGAGGAGGTCAGCGACGAGGACAAGGTCGTGGCCCTGGAGCGCTCGCTGCTCAGCGACGAGGTGCGCGCCGACCCGGCCGGCGTCGCCGGGCTGCTGCACCCGTCGTGGCAGGAGGTCGGCCGGTCGGGGCGGCTGCGGACCCGTGAGCAGCTGCTGGCCGAGATCGCGCCGCTGGCGGAGCCGGTGGAGCTCGAGGTCGTCGACACCCAGCGGCTGGGCGCCGATCTCGTCCTGGTGCTGTGGCGGGGCTCCGGCGACGGCGGGAGCACGCTGCGCAGCTCGCTGTGGCAGCGCACCGGCCAGCAGTGGCGTCAGCGCTTCCACCAAGGCACTCCCGAGGGCTGA
- a CDS encoding HhH-GPD-type base excision DNA repair protein gives MSETLHLVGEAEADRILTEHPFALLTGMLLDQQIPMEVAFDGPRKILERLGSVDPAAIAGTDPEEFIALCATPPSVHRFPKSMGQRVHDLAAAVVQDYDGDTAAIWSQGEPDGKEVLKRLKALPGFGDQKAKIFLALLGKQRGLTANGWREAAGDYGKDGVHMSIADVTSADSLQQVRAYKKEKKAAAKAARA, from the coding sequence ATGAGCGAGACCCTGCACCTCGTCGGCGAGGCCGAGGCCGACCGCATCCTCACCGAGCACCCCTTCGCGCTGCTGACCGGCATGCTGCTGGACCAGCAGATCCCGATGGAGGTCGCCTTCGACGGCCCCCGCAAGATCCTCGAGCGCCTCGGGTCGGTCGACCCCGCGGCGATCGCCGGGACCGATCCGGAGGAGTTCATCGCCCTCTGCGCCACCCCACCGTCGGTCCACCGCTTCCCGAAGTCGATGGGGCAGCGGGTGCACGACCTCGCCGCCGCCGTCGTCCAGGACTACGACGGTGACACGGCCGCCATCTGGTCGCAGGGCGAGCCGGACGGCAAGGAGGTCCTCAAGCGGCTCAAGGCGCTGCCCGGCTTCGGCGACCAGAAGGCCAAGATCTTCCTCGCCCTGCTCGGCAAGCAGCGCGGCCTGACCGCGAACGGCTGGCGCGAGGCGGCCGGAGACTACGGCAAGGACGGTGTCCACATGTCCATCGCCGACGTCACGAGTGCCGACTCCCTGCAGCAGGTCCGTGCCTACAAGAAGGAGAAGAAGGCGGCCGCCAAGGCTGCGCGAGCGTGA
- a CDS encoding MFS transporter, translating into MTAHVPEPGPSGPDGRPPRTSVWSTPGMVAIGIVALTGFSGYAALLPVAPLWAVAGGADSAGAGLVNFVLLGMTVATQFAVPWSISRIGWAWVLSLGMVFLGVPSLLHGLTDALAPTLALSAVRGVGFGILTVAANAAAVLLVEPARRGAAVGAYSAALSIPNVIFMPLGGWAAQTLGYWPVFAVGAIPLLGIPACVVVARHLPTRATHDTRHPDVDEPPATLRTYLALLRPTFVLLAVTLAGGAVITFAPQLVALPWLSAAGLFAMGLVSAVTRWRIGEVTDRVGVDRLVAPFIVLTAVVFAVMAWLVREPVTTGQAAAWIVTCAFVGLCFGALQNLTMLQAFAAAGPRRVGTASTVWNAGFDTGTASGALLVGAVAVGAGFGWGMALVAGISLLTLPLAVIHARR; encoded by the coding sequence GTGACCGCGCACGTTCCCGAGCCCGGGCCCTCAGGGCCCGACGGTCGACCGCCACGGACCTCCGTCTGGTCGACGCCGGGGATGGTCGCGATCGGGATCGTCGCGCTCACCGGCTTCTCCGGGTATGCCGCGCTCCTCCCGGTGGCGCCGCTGTGGGCCGTGGCGGGCGGGGCCGACAGCGCCGGCGCCGGGCTGGTCAACTTCGTCCTGCTCGGCATGACGGTCGCCACGCAGTTCGCCGTGCCCTGGTCAATCAGCCGCATCGGCTGGGCGTGGGTGCTGTCCCTCGGCATGGTCTTCCTCGGGGTCCCCTCGCTGCTGCACGGGCTCACCGACGCGCTGGCACCGACCCTCGCCCTCTCCGCCGTGCGGGGCGTCGGCTTCGGCATCCTCACCGTCGCCGCCAACGCCGCCGCCGTGCTCCTCGTCGAGCCCGCGCGCCGGGGTGCGGCGGTCGGGGCATACTCCGCAGCGCTGTCGATCCCCAACGTCATCTTCATGCCGCTCGGCGGCTGGGCCGCGCAGACCCTCGGCTACTGGCCGGTCTTCGCCGTCGGCGCGATCCCGCTGCTGGGCATACCGGCCTGCGTCGTGGTCGCGCGTCACCTGCCGACCCGGGCCACCCACGACACCCGGCACCCCGACGTGGACGAGCCGCCGGCGACCCTGCGCACCTATCTCGCACTGCTGCGACCCACGTTCGTCCTGCTGGCCGTGACCCTGGCCGGTGGGGCCGTCATCACCTTCGCCCCGCAGCTGGTCGCGCTGCCCTGGCTGTCCGCGGCGGGCCTGTTCGCCATGGGCCTCGTCTCGGCTGTCACGCGCTGGCGGATCGGCGAGGTCACCGACCGCGTCGGCGTGGACCGTCTCGTGGCACCGTTCATCGTGCTGACGGCGGTGGTCTTCGCGGTGATGGCCTGGCTGGTGCGCGAGCCGGTCACCACCGGTCAGGCCGCGGCGTGGATCGTCACCTGCGCGTTCGTCGGCCTCTGCTTCGGCGCGCTGCAGAACCTCACGATGCTCCAGGCGTTCGCGGCGGCCGGTCCGCGCCGGGTGGGCACGGCCAGCACCGTCTGGAACGCCGGCTTCGACACCGGCACCGCCAGTGGCGCCCTGCTCGTCGGTGCGGTCGCCGTCGGGGCTGGCTTCGGGTGGGGTATGGCCCTGGTCGCCGGGATCTCGTTGCTCACGCTCCCGCTCGCGGTGATCCACGCCCGTCGCTGA
- a CDS encoding MFS transporter: MALAAADTYVVVLALTDMMAGVGVGIESLQRGTPIISGFLLGYIAVLPLIGRVSDLVDRRRILLWCLVVFVIGSAVTAAAVELPVMVGGRFLQGLGGGGLVPATLALVADLWPPGRRGMPLGVVGAVQEMGSVVGPLLGALVLAVAGWREIFWLNVVLGLLALVGVAVIRPSPPTRPPGVANGSPTPHRASGMVAHGPTGRRGWLARVTAYLLAALATVLWTLTLWAPEALTTSIDLGVPFVPFDTASASRVATPIGAAAAVATLLLVLVTASRWLPLLLRADLLGATLVAIALGSLVLTFSTANPEEEVLGPWGVWLLPLGAASTVAFLLRQRLAANPLIPEGVVRRRVWPALVVSLLVGAAIVAIVVDVPLLSRLTQGTDETDAALVLVRFLVAVPVGALLGGWLLRRVGPGLVAAPGLAVAAVSIFAMARLERASLDEVVSTTLALVGAGLGVGLAIAPVNDAALADAREDGHGTVSSLVVVARMVGMVVGLALLTSLGLRRFYLEVGTLADPTDTDALLDAAVVQVQTVLTGAGYTAALAAVVALALGVRAVGRTGRE, from the coding sequence GTGGCCCTCGCCGCGGCCGACACCTACGTCGTCGTCCTGGCGCTCACGGACATGATGGCCGGCGTCGGGGTCGGCATCGAGTCGCTGCAGCGGGGGACCCCGATCATCTCGGGCTTCCTGCTCGGCTACATCGCCGTCCTGCCGCTCATCGGCCGCGTGTCCGACCTGGTCGACCGGCGCCGGATCCTGCTGTGGTGCCTGGTGGTCTTCGTCATCGGCTCGGCCGTGACCGCGGCCGCGGTCGAGCTGCCGGTCATGGTGGGGGGCCGCTTCCTCCAGGGTCTCGGCGGGGGCGGTCTGGTGCCCGCGACCCTCGCGCTGGTGGCCGACCTCTGGCCGCCCGGCCGGCGCGGTATGCCGCTGGGCGTCGTCGGCGCGGTGCAGGAGATGGGCTCGGTCGTCGGGCCGCTGCTGGGCGCGCTCGTCCTCGCCGTTGCCGGGTGGCGGGAGATCTTCTGGCTCAACGTGGTGCTCGGGCTGCTGGCCCTGGTCGGCGTCGCCGTCATCCGGCCCTCGCCCCCCACGCGCCCACCGGGCGTCGCGAATGGTTCCCCCACGCCCCACCGAGCGTCGGGGATGGTTGCCCACGGACCCACCGGGCGTCGCGGATGGTTGGCGCGGGTGACGGCATACCTGCTGGCGGCGCTCGCGACCGTGCTCTGGACGCTGACCCTGTGGGCGCCCGAGGCCCTGACCACCTCGATCGATCTGGGTGTGCCCTTCGTGCCCTTCGACACCGCGTCGGCCTCCCGGGTCGCGACGCCGATCGGTGCAGCCGCGGCCGTGGCGACGCTGCTCCTGGTGCTCGTCACCGCGTCTCGCTGGCTGCCGCTGCTGCTGCGCGCCGACCTGCTCGGCGCCACCCTCGTGGCCATCGCCCTCGGGTCGCTCGTCCTGACCTTCTCGACGGCCAACCCGGAGGAGGAGGTGCTCGGCCCCTGGGGGGTATGGCTGCTGCCGCTGGGTGCCGCCTCGACCGTGGCCTTCCTGCTCCGGCAACGGCTCGCCGCGAACCCGCTGATCCCCGAGGGAGTCGTCCGCCGCCGGGTCTGGCCCGCGCTGGTCGTCAGCCTCCTCGTCGGCGCGGCGATCGTCGCGATCGTCGTCGACGTCCCGCTGCTGTCCCGGCTCACCCAGGGCACCGACGAGACCGATGCGGCGCTGGTGCTGGTGCGCTTCCTCGTCGCCGTGCCCGTCGGTGCGCTGCTCGGGGGCTGGCTGCTGCGCCGCGTCGGCCCGGGGCTGGTCGCCGCCCCGGGGCTGGCGGTCGCGGCGGTCTCGATCTTCGCGATGGCGCGCTTGGAACGGGCCTCGCTGGACGAGGTCGTCAGCACCACGCTGGCGCTGGTCGGCGCCGGGCTCGGTGTCGGTCTGGCGATCGCACCGGTCAACGACGCGGCGCTCGCCGACGCCCGCGAGGACGGTCACGGCACCGTCAGCTCGCTCGTCGTCGTGGCGCGCATGGTCGGGATGGTCGTGGGTCTGGCGCTGCTCACCTCCCTCGGCCTGCGTCGGTTCTACCTGGAGGTCGGGACGCTAGCGGACCCCACCGACACCGACGCCCTGCTCGACGCTGCCGTGGTGCAGGTGCAGACGGTCCTCACGGGTGCCGGGTATACCGCCGCCCTCGCCGCCGTCGTCGCGCTCGCCCTCGGGGTGCGGGCCGTCGGCCGCACGGGGAGAGAGTAG
- a CDS encoding exodeoxyribonuclease III: protein MRIATWNCNSIRIRVDRAVALLERHEIDVLALQETKCRDDQFPLLPFEQAGYEVAHVGLNQWNGVAVVSRVGLEEVEVGFPGQPSWGSDEAEAVVEARALGATCGGVRVWSLYVPNGRSLEDPHLDYKLAWLEALRAAGSDWLTADPDARIALMGDWNIAPTDEDVWSVDYYAGRTHTSEGERDAFRGVVEAGYADVTREHTPGPGTYTYWDYTQLAFAKRRGMRIDFCLGSPALAAQVEGAFIDRDERKGKGASDHAPVVVDLTAA, encoded by the coding sequence GTGCGTATCGCGACGTGGAACTGCAACAGCATCCGGATCCGGGTGGACCGGGCGGTCGCCCTTCTCGAGCGGCACGAGATCGACGTGCTGGCGCTGCAGGAGACCAAGTGCCGGGACGACCAGTTCCCGCTGCTGCCGTTCGAGCAGGCGGGCTACGAGGTGGCGCACGTCGGACTGAACCAGTGGAACGGTGTCGCCGTGGTCAGCCGGGTCGGGCTGGAGGAGGTCGAGGTCGGCTTCCCCGGGCAGCCGAGCTGGGGCTCCGACGAGGCCGAGGCGGTGGTCGAGGCGCGGGCGCTCGGCGCGACCTGCGGCGGGGTTCGGGTCTGGAGCCTCTACGTCCCCAACGGGAGATCGCTGGAGGACCCGCACCTGGACTACAAGCTGGCGTGGCTGGAGGCGCTGCGCGCCGCCGGGTCCGACTGGCTGACCGCCGACCCGGACGCGCGGATCGCGCTCATGGGCGACTGGAACATCGCCCCCACCGACGAGGACGTCTGGTCGGTCGACTACTACGCCGGTCGCACGCATACCAGCGAGGGTGAGCGCGACGCCTTCCGAGGTGTGGTGGAGGCGGGGTATGCCGACGTCACCCGGGAGCACACGCCAGGCCCCGGGACCTACACCTATTGGGACTACACCCAGCTGGCCTTCGCGAAGCGGCGGGGCATGCGGATCGACTTCTGCCTCGGGTCACCGGCGCTGGCGGCCCAGGTGGAGGGTGCCTTCATCGACCGGGACGAGCGCAAGGGCAAGGGCGCCTCGGACCACGCGCCCGTGGTCGTCGACCTGACAGCCGCCTGA